The Aureispira anguillae genome contains a region encoding:
- a CDS encoding DUF4272 domain-containing protein, with protein MENCTIYSHYLDFESIETIIRQQLPKAIIKRQDNYNHKSLLIQSKKGFLGRKYTLTVNCRERITPSHQLESISCPLTQNIMGMRNYIGQLPAQDKSIQALLMQKIATINSEISFAAEPYLSEDFEKILKSSLEQLDGILFTSPTSLFKKSKHQHFLDKDFNLILDLVGNSEVNDLEIVVEAKYHDQTKAQDTAAQMDRKSRSEQILQQQQIKINTNLPCSPADEQVSIRSQAEILNRIYALTAVTAKAEGAPSDQIQQLITNKNITHFSPYEQHALAQELSEKETSILTWRYESLFLLFWMVNKVDELPHPSEMCKVETFLNPIFQLSRAAFEADIKLRTKKEVLDLLDLTYRMNWACTDANLKKETPPGNLHPGIVYERHYTLNWLTHYKNQSWDDIRTDT; from the coding sequence ATGGAAAACTGTACCATTTACAGTCATTATTTAGATTTCGAAAGTATTGAGACGATCATCCGCCAACAGCTTCCTAAGGCTATTATCAAACGACAAGACAACTACAATCATAAGAGTTTATTGATACAATCTAAAAAAGGCTTTTTGGGTCGAAAATACACCTTAACGGTCAATTGTAGAGAGCGTATTACTCCTTCTCATCAATTGGAATCCATCTCCTGCCCTTTGACACAGAACATAATGGGTATGCGAAATTACATTGGTCAACTCCCTGCCCAAGACAAATCTATTCAAGCTCTATTAATGCAAAAAATAGCCACGATTAATAGTGAAATTAGTTTTGCAGCAGAACCTTACCTTTCTGAAGATTTTGAAAAGATTCTAAAAAGTAGTCTAGAACAATTGGATGGCATTCTTTTTACTTCTCCTACTTCTTTATTCAAAAAATCAAAACATCAACATTTCTTAGATAAAGATTTTAATCTCATTTTAGATCTCGTTGGCAACTCTGAGGTTAATGATTTGGAGATTGTCGTTGAAGCTAAATACCACGATCAAACTAAAGCGCAAGATACAGCAGCGCAAATGGATAGAAAAAGTAGAAGTGAGCAAATTCTACAACAACAACAAATCAAAATTAATACAAACTTACCTTGTAGTCCCGCTGATGAGCAGGTCTCTATACGCAGTCAAGCAGAAATTCTTAATCGAATTTATGCCTTAACTGCTGTCACTGCAAAAGCTGAAGGGGCTCCCTCCGATCAAATTCAACAATTAATTACAAATAAAAATATTACGCATTTTTCTCCCTATGAGCAACATGCTCTAGCCCAAGAACTTTCAGAGAAAGAGACATCCATTCTTACTTGGCGTTACGAAAGTCTTTTTCTCCTTTTCTGGATGGTTAATAAAGTAGATGAACTCCCCCATCCTTCTGAAATGTGCAAAGTCGAAACATTCTTAAATCCTATTTTTCAATTGTCTAGAGCTGCATTTGAAGCCGATATTAAATTAAGAACGAAAAAAGAAGTCTTGGATTTATTGGATCTAACTTATAGGATGAACTGGGCCTGTACAGATGCCAATCTAAAAAAGGAAACTCCTCCTGGCAATTTGCATCCAGGTATTGTTTATGAACGTCATTATACACTCAACTGGCTCACGCATTACAAAAATCAAAGCTGGGATGACATTCGGACGGATACCTAG
- a CDS encoding nucleoside deaminase, whose translation MTEEDKKFMQRAIDLAKEGMNANAGGPFGAVVVKNGVIVGEGYNKVTSTNDPTAHAEVTAIRNACKALGTFQLDDCIIYTSCEPCPMCLGAIYWARPKMVYFGCNREDAADIGFDDQFIYDELERELDDRKIKIVRLMRKEALSAFETWAEKGDRTEY comes from the coding sequence ATGACAGAAGAGGATAAAAAGTTTATGCAACGGGCAATTGATTTGGCAAAGGAAGGAATGAATGCCAATGCTGGCGGTCCCTTTGGAGCAGTTGTTGTAAAAAATGGCGTTATTGTAGGAGAAGGTTACAACAAAGTAACTTCTACCAATGACCCTACAGCGCATGCTGAAGTAACGGCAATTCGAAATGCCTGCAAGGCATTGGGCACTTTTCAATTGGACGACTGCATTATTTATACATCTTGCGAACCCTGCCCGATGTGCTTGGGAGCCATTTATTGGGCTCGTCCCAAAATGGTTTATTTTGGTTGTAACCGTGAAGATGCTGCCGATATTGGTTTTGACGATCAATTTATTTACGATGAATTAGAGCGTGAATTGGACGACCGTAAAATCAAAATTGTCCGTTTGATGCGCAAAGAAGCGCTCTCTGCATTTGAAACTTGGGCAGAAAAAGGTGATCGAACAGAATATTAA
- a CDS encoding pentapeptide repeat-containing protein — protein MKRKYIEGFDQSDIPPRDSEMNSPLIRNMAMAAPAFTNTQIQEMLAAHAEFINDGGSAGRFERLQVAGLPMNIYIGGAQSGKQFEVRMKNFAPDTNLEQAQLTHSDFAGALAEEVNFQGAKLDHSLMTDSFLAGANFDEASAIGVDFTGADLTGASFVNTDLRNADFEICNCTGVDFSGANIEGASFKGCNLDGIRR, from the coding sequence ATGAAAAGGAAATACATTGAAGGTTTCGATCAATCTGATATTCCCCCAAGAGATAGCGAAATGAATAGCCCCCTAATCCGAAATATGGCTATGGCTGCTCCTGCTTTTACCAACACCCAAATTCAAGAAATGCTAGCAGCACATGCCGAATTTATTAACGACGGTGGCAGCGCTGGACGTTTTGAACGACTTCAAGTTGCAGGCTTGCCCATGAACATCTATATAGGAGGTGCGCAATCTGGAAAACAATTTGAAGTTCGAATGAAAAATTTTGCTCCAGATACAAATTTGGAACAAGCTCAATTGACTCATTCAGATTTTGCAGGGGCACTTGCCGAGGAAGTCAATTTTCAAGGTGCAAAATTAGATCATTCATTAATGACAGATTCCTTTTTGGCAGGGGCTAACTTTGACGAGGCATCCGCAATTGGAGTAGACTTTACAGGGGCAGATCTTACAGGGGCTTCTTTTGTAAATACAGATCTTAGGAATGCCGATTTTGAAATTTGTAATTGTACTGGAGTAGATTTTTCGGGAGCTAATATAGAAGGGGCTTCCTTCAAAGGGTGTAACTTGGATGGTATTCGCAGATAG
- a CDS encoding YHS domain-containing (seleno)protein has product MNLYNLFTIFFVCLTVGLVAQDKMANNIDNSNIALAGYSPVSYLDLGLAQKGVKEFKSEHKKIIYYFTSAEQKSNFDQNPTKYLPQYGGFCAFGTYAGAKFRVNPNKFIVKDGKYYLFLYNLELDAQQLWLKEKRHDELVLSADKNWKKLSQTHN; this is encoded by the coding sequence ATGAACTTGTATAACTTATTCACGATCTTTTTTGTTTGCTTAACCGTTGGTCTAGTGGCTCAGGATAAGATGGCTAATAACATTGATAATAGCAATATTGCACTGGCAGGTTATAGCCCTGTTTCTTACCTTGATTTGGGCTTGGCACAAAAAGGCGTCAAGGAATTTAAATCAGAACATAAAAAAATAATTTATTATTTTACTTCTGCCGAACAAAAATCGAATTTTGATCAGAACCCAACAAAATACTTACCACAATATGGAGGGTTTTGTGCTTTTGGAACCTATGCTGGTGCCAAATTTAGGGTTAACCCCAATAAATTTATTGTGAAGGATGGAAAGTACTATCTATTTCTTTATAATCTAGAATTAGATGCTCAGCAATTGTGGTTGAAAGAAAAAAGACACGATGAATTAGTCTTGTCTGCGGATAAAAATTGGAAAAAATTAAGCCAAACACACAATTAA
- a CDS encoding helix-turn-helix domain-containing protein, producing the protein MVVKTTPELNKVYLIHHCTLFHILKGTGGIQVDFKAYHDWKDKIIFLDKGQYIRFLSDDFVVRKIEFPNEAYFNQKEIRVLFKHLISLGYINFNECIACQKYLTNTAFSAQLSDIIDVSSKQWYWQNPFCASKEEYHIIFDVKDVVDQQYNNHLNNEQLAALITSEGQEAQALFRQKVGISMKGLLKNKRLIESKKALVFTDKSVKEIAYDMGYKDPAYFTRIFKKNTGFNPNQFRKRQDFDQSDLFVQNIYELLQRHHQEEHSLAFYADKMHLSVKALSKRVRTELNISLGQLIRQKIINTAKVLLEEGQAIKAIAHQLGFEEANHFSSFFKLHTKYTPTQYKNQKYNS; encoded by the coding sequence ATGGTTGTAAAAACAACACCTGAGCTTAATAAAGTATACCTGATCCATCATTGTACCTTGTTCCATATCTTAAAAGGCACAGGGGGAATTCAGGTTGATTTCAAAGCTTATCACGATTGGAAGGATAAAATTATATTTTTGGATAAGGGGCAATACATTCGATTTTTGTCCGATGATTTTGTGGTGCGTAAGATAGAATTTCCCAATGAAGCGTATTTTAATCAAAAAGAGATTAGGGTTTTGTTTAAACACCTAATTTCGTTAGGGTATATCAATTTTAATGAATGTATAGCTTGTCAAAAATATTTAACCAATACGGCATTTTCAGCTCAACTAAGCGACATTATAGACGTTTCATCCAAGCAGTGGTATTGGCAAAACCCATTTTGTGCTAGTAAAGAAGAATACCACATTATTTTTGATGTAAAAGATGTCGTGGATCAACAGTATAATAATCATTTGAATAATGAACAACTTGCAGCGTTGATTACTAGTGAGGGGCAAGAAGCCCAGGCTCTATTTCGGCAGAAAGTAGGGATCTCAATGAAAGGGCTTTTGAAAAATAAGCGTCTAATCGAATCTAAAAAAGCGCTTGTATTTACGGATAAAAGCGTAAAGGAAATCGCCTATGATATGGGCTATAAAGACCCTGCATATTTTACAAGAATATTCAAAAAAAATACTGGATTTAATCCTAATCAGTTTAGAAAAAGGCAGGATTTTGATCAGAGCGATTTATTTGTTCAGAACATTTATGAATTGCTCCAGCGGCATCACCAAGAGGAACATTCTTTGGCGTTTTATGCTGATAAAATGCACTTGTCAGTCAAGGCTTTGTCTAAAAGAGTTCGGACAGAATTAAATATAAGTTTAGGGCAATTGATTCGCCAGAAAATTATCAATACAGCAAAAGTATTGTTGGAAGAAGGGCAGGCTATTAAGGCAATTGCTCACCAATTAGGGTTTGAAGAAGCCAACCATTTCTCTTCCTTTTTTAAATTACATACCAAGTATACTCCTACCCAATATAAAAACCAAAAGTACAATTCTTAG
- a CDS encoding NYN domain-containing protein, which yields MNLEKRLAVLIDGDNIPSAYVKEMMEEIAKYGNPTIKRIYGDWTKPNLNKWKSMLLTNAITPVQQYAYTTGKNATDSAMIIDAMDILYSGKVDGFCLVSSDSDFTRLATRLREAGMNVIGIGERKTPEPFIVACDRFIYIEILKPKPEKTNTTKGKTVDKAKKDEKDEYEKITPKVIRLITSTISDIAGEDGWAFLGDVGSLLQKKQPNFDARNYGFQKLTPLIRSIKKIEIDERESGRSRSKLIYVRVNF from the coding sequence ATGAATTTAGAAAAACGATTAGCGGTCTTAATTGATGGCGATAATATACCTTCTGCCTACGTTAAAGAAATGATGGAAGAAATCGCCAAATATGGCAATCCTACCATTAAAAGAATTTATGGCGACTGGACCAAACCCAACCTCAATAAATGGAAGTCAATGTTATTGACTAATGCCATTACTCCTGTCCAACAATATGCTTATACCACAGGCAAAAATGCAACCGATTCTGCCATGATAATTGATGCAATGGACATTCTTTATTCTGGCAAAGTAGATGGTTTTTGTTTGGTCTCTAGCGATAGTGATTTTACTCGATTGGCAACACGGCTACGAGAAGCAGGAATGAATGTCATTGGGATTGGCGAACGCAAAACACCTGAGCCTTTTATTGTTGCCTGTGACCGTTTTATTTATATAGAAATCCTAAAACCAAAACCAGAAAAAACGAACACAACAAAAGGGAAAACTGTAGATAAAGCCAAAAAGGATGAGAAAGATGAGTACGAAAAAATTACGCCGAAGGTTATTCGCTTGATTACTTCTACTATTTCGGACATTGCGGGTGAAGATGGCTGGGCATTTTTGGGGGATGTTGGTTCTTTGTTGCAGAAAAAACAGCCTAACTTTGATGCTAGAAATTATGGCTTCCAAAAACTAACTCCACTTATTCGTTCGATCAAAAAAATTGAAATTGACGAACGAGAATCAGGACGTAGTCGCTCCAAACTAATTTATGTAAGAGTCAATTTTTAA